A stretch of DNA from Candidatus Omnitrophota bacterium:
TTTAAGAGGAAGGCTATTGTTAAACGCAGATCAAAGGCTAAGAAATAATTGATGAAGATAATCCGCGGCATAAGGGTAATGCAGGATTTGAGCGGCCGATGTAAGAGAAAAGGCCTGCGTATCGGCCTGGTGCCGACAATGGGGGCTTTGCACGAGGGGCATCTAAGCCTGGTGCGGGGCTGCCGCAGGGACAATGATATTACTGTAGTCAGCATATTCGTCAATCCCATCCAGTTCGGCCCTAAAGAGGATTTCAGGCGTTATCCCCGGACGGCGCGAAAAGACGCAATGCTCTGCCGTAAACAAGGAGTGGATTATATATTTTATCCGTCAGCCAAGGATATGTATCCGCCTGGTTTCAAGACCGGCGTTTCTGTCAGGGAACTGGGAAAAGGTTTATGCGGCGCATCCCGGCCAGGGCATTTTGACGGAGTGACCACAGTAGTGGCCAAACTATTCAATATCGTCCGTCCGGATAACGCCTATTTCGGCCAGAAGGACTGCCAGCAGGCGGTGATCATCAAGCGGATGGCCCAAGACCTGGATTTCGGCATAAATATAAACGTGATGCCTATTGTCAGAGAAGAAGACGGCCTGGCTTTAAGCTCAAGGAATATTTATCTGGATGACCGGCAAAGGAACGACGCGTTATGCCTTTGCGCCGCTTTAAGCCTGGCAAAGGACCTGATCAAAGCCGGGCAAAGGGATCCCCAAGCGATCATCCGCAGAATGTCGGCTTTGATCGCAGCGGCAAAGAATGCTGATGTCGATTATATAAAGATCGTGGACCCAGACAACCTAAAGGAGATATCCCGGATAAGCGATGAATGTTTGATCTGCCTGGCGGTAAAGATCGGCAATACCAGGCTGATCGATAATATCGTGATAAGGCCCGGATTAAAAAAATGAATAAGAAATTAAGGATCGGAATAGTCGGGTGCGGGGCGATAGGCAGTTCATTGGCTAAGATAATCACGAGGGATTTTGCCAAGAAAGCCGGTTTATCCGCTTTGCAGGACATTAATTGCGCCAGGTCCAGGGACTTGTCAAAGCGCGTTTCGCCGGGGAAAGATCTGGCGGTCCCTTGTTTGGATGAATTGATCCGCAGGTCCGACCTAGTGATCGAAGCGGCGCATGCCAGTGTTTCGGCTGAGATCGCCTCGCGGGTGCTTAAGTCAAAGCGCGACATAATGATAATGAGCGTGGGTGGTATTGTCGGGTCTTTTGGCAAGTTGAGCAGGTTAGCGGACGCGAATAACCGCAGGATATATATACCCAGCGGAGCGATCGCCGGGGTGGACGCTTTAAAGGCGGCTGCCATGGG
This window harbors:
- the panC gene encoding pantoate--beta-alanine ligase; its protein translation is MKIIRGIRVMQDLSGRCKRKGLRIGLVPTMGALHEGHLSLVRGCRRDNDITVVSIFVNPIQFGPKEDFRRYPRTARKDAMLCRKQGVDYIFYPSAKDMYPPGFKTGVSVRELGKGLCGASRPGHFDGVTTVVAKLFNIVRPDNAYFGQKDCQQAVIIKRMAQDLDFGININVMPIVREEDGLALSSRNIYLDDRQRNDALCLCAALSLAKDLIKAGQRDPQAIIRRMSALIAAAKNADVDYIKIVDPDNLKEISRISDECLICLAVKIGNTRLIDNIVIRPGLKK
- a CDS encoding aspartate dehydrogenase: MNKKLRIGIVGCGAIGSSLAKIITRDFAKKAGLSALQDINCARSRDLSKRVSPGKDLAVPCLDELIRRSDLVIEAAHASVSAEIASRVLKSKRDIMIMSVGGIVGSFGKLSRLADANNRRIYIPSGAIAGVDALKAAAMGKIRKVILTTRKNPKSFSGVKYIADKKIDLKKIKKDTAIFSGSAAQAMKFFPQNINVAGVLSIAGIGPVKTQVRLIASPSTTKNIHEIRIQAEAGDIFTRTENILHPDNPKTSYMAVLSALATLKQVLYPVRVGT